A window of Castanea sativa cultivar Marrone di Chiusa Pesio chromosome 1, ASM4071231v1 contains these coding sequences:
- the LOC142616924 gene encoding catalase isozyme 3-like encodes MDPYKYRPSSAYDTPYWTTNSGLPVSNNTSALTVGSRGPILLEDYHLIEKLANFERERIPERVVHARGASAKGFFEVTHDVTHLTCADFLRAPGVQTPVIVRFSTVIHERGSPETLRDPRGFATKFYTREGNFDLVGNNFPVFFMRDAMQFPDVVHAFKPNPKTNIQEMWRILDYCSHLPESLNTFTYFFDDVGIPQDYRHMDGSSVNTYTLINKAGKVLYVKFHWRPTCGVKCLTQEEAIRIGGTNHSHATKDLVDSIAAGNFPEWKLYVQTMDPDHEDRYDFDPLDGTKTWPEDLLPLQPVGRMVLNKNIDNFFAENEQLAFNPAYVVPGIYYSNDKVLQGRIFAYGDTQRHRLGPNYMQIPVNAPKCAHHNNHHEGFMNIMHRDEEVNYYPSRFDSARPAERFPINSAIITGRRDRRVIEKENNFKEPGERYRSWAPDRQERFIRIWAEALSDPRVTYEIRSIWISYLSQADRSLGQKVASRVNVRPTM; translated from the exons ATGGATCCCTACAAG TATCGTCCCTCAAGTGCTTATGATACACCGTACTGGACAACAAACTCGGGTCTTCCAGTTTCAAACAACACCTCGGCTTTGACCGTTGGATCCAGAG GTCCAATTCTCCTTGAGGACTATCATTTAATTGAGAAACTTGCCAACTTTGAGAGGGAGAGGATCCCAGAACGTGTTGTCCATGCTAGGGGAGCTAGTGCAAAGGGTTTCTTTGAGGTCACCCATGATGTTACTCACCTCACCTGTGCTGATTTCCTCCGAGCCCCCGGGGTTCAAACACCTGTCATTGTTCGTTTCTCTACTGTTATCCATGAGCGTGGTAGCCCTGAAACCCTGAGGGATCCTCGTGGTTTTGCAACCAAGTTCTACACCAGAGAG GGTAATTTTGATCTTGTGGGGAACAATTTCCCAGTCTTTTTTATGCGTGATGCAATGCAATTTCCAGATGTGGTCCATGCATTCAAGCCCAACCCAAAGACTAACATCCAAGAGATGTGGAGGATTCTTGACTACTGCTCTCACCTCCCAGAAAGTTTGAACACATTCACCTACTTTTTTGATGATGTGGGTATTCCACAAGACTACAGGCACATGGATGGCTCCAGTGTCAACACCTATACTTTGATCAACAAGGCTGGGAAGGTGCTATATGTGAAATTTCACTGGAGACCAACTTGTGGAGTCAAGTGTTTGACGCAGGAAGAAGCTATTAGGATTGGAGGAACGAATCACAGCCATGCCACCAAGGATCTCGTTGATTCAATTGCAGCTGGAAACTTTCCTGAATGGAAACTTTATGTCCAGACAATGGATCCTGATCATGAGGATAGATATGACTTTGACCCACTTGATGGAACCAAGACCTGGCCTGAGGACCTTTTGCCCTTGCAACCAGTTGGTCGCATGGTGTTGAACAAGAACATTGATAACTTCTTTGCAGAAAATGAACAACTTGCTTTTAACCCTGCCTATGTGGTTCCTGGTATCTACTACTCCAATGATAAGGTGCTCCAGGGTCGTATCTTTGCCTATGGTGATACCCAAAGGCACCGTCTTGGACCAAACTACATGCAGATCCCAGTTAATGCTCCCAAATGTGCTCACCACAACAATCACCACGAGGGTTTCATGAATATCATGCACAGGGATGAGGAG GTCAATTACTACCCTTCGAGGTTTGATTCTGCTCGTCCTGCTGAAAGGTTCCCCATTAATTCTGCTATCATTACTGGAAGGCGTGACAGG CGCGTTATTGAGAAAGAGAACAACTTTAAGGAACCAGGAGAGAGATACAGATCGTGGGCACCAGACAG GCAAGAAAGATTCATTCGCATATGGGCTGAGGCTTTATCTGATCCTCGTGTCACCTATGAGATTCGCAGCATCTGGATCTCATACTTGTCTCAG GCGGACAGATCTCTAGGTCAGAAGGTAGCATCTCGTGTTAATGTGAGGCCAACCATGTGA